The Microbacterium sp. KUDC0406 genome includes a window with the following:
- a CDS encoding helix-turn-helix transcriptional regulator, giving the protein MTPDLLALWRTMTSLLRFETRDAGRVEETWKQFVPSAALHRVDPDRFRFAWFSADSPGFSLVSYELAAQVQSVVAPEDQLLACRVDSPGAQVGAGREDLGAGLPWLTDGAQVRARWEDTARVSALVFDRVRAELLARAMCGDDGLSLRVTGTAADRPGASAHWARTFDYLSGELEAVTHEDELILAGIRRQALWLVLTAFPTTFRAALERPAQTRSAPAAVRRALDYIDENAHRPITVDDIAAAVHMSTRGLQYAFRRALDATPAECLRNARLEGAHRELLDGAADPIAVIARRWGFAHPSRFAAAYRTAYGVLPAVTAGRRR; this is encoded by the coding sequence ATGACACCCGATCTGCTCGCCCTCTGGAGGACCATGACCTCGTTGCTGCGCTTCGAGACCCGCGATGCCGGCAGAGTGGAGGAGACCTGGAAGCAGTTCGTCCCATCCGCCGCGCTGCATCGTGTGGATCCGGACCGTTTCCGGTTCGCGTGGTTCTCGGCCGACTCCCCGGGATTCAGCCTGGTCAGCTACGAGCTGGCGGCGCAGGTGCAGTCGGTCGTCGCGCCCGAGGATCAGCTCCTGGCCTGCCGGGTCGACAGTCCGGGGGCGCAGGTCGGCGCGGGGCGCGAAGACCTCGGGGCCGGCCTTCCCTGGCTCACCGACGGCGCACAGGTGCGTGCACGGTGGGAGGACACCGCACGCGTGAGCGCGCTCGTGTTCGACAGAGTCCGCGCCGAACTCCTCGCTCGCGCGATGTGCGGGGACGACGGACTGTCGCTGCGCGTGACGGGGACCGCTGCCGACCGCCCTGGCGCGAGCGCGCACTGGGCACGCACCTTCGACTATCTCAGCGGAGAGCTCGAGGCGGTCACTCACGAGGACGAGCTCATCCTCGCGGGCATTCGGCGTCAGGCCCTGTGGCTGGTGCTGACCGCCTTCCCCACCACCTTCCGCGCGGCTCTGGAGCGTCCTGCTCAGACTCGTTCGGCACCGGCCGCGGTCCGCCGGGCTCTCGACTACATCGATGAGAACGCGCACCGGCCGATCACCGTGGATGACATCGCCGCCGCGGTGCACATGTCCACCCGCGGACTCCAGTACGCGTTCCGCCGCGCGCTGGACGCCACACCGGCGGAGTGCCTGCGGAACGCCCGTCTGGAGGGCGCGCACCGGGAACTGCTCGACGGCGCCGCCGATCCGATCGCCGTGATCGCCCGCCGCTGGGGTTTCGCCCATCCCTCCCGCTTCGCGGCC
- a CDS encoding DNA topoisomerase IB produces the protein MRLRRVSPEEPGLRRIRRGRGFEYRDPQGIRITEQDEIARIRGLAIPPAWSEVWICVRANGHLQATGVDDAGRRQYLYHPQWRARADAEKFDRMLLLAQTLPAARRQVTRDLRAGGAARRTVLAAAFRMLDAALLRVGSEQYARTHGSIGLTTLRCGHASVSGDVVSLRFPGKSGQPWESEVDDSDLAAFVLRMQQSRGTRMRLLAWEDEGGRHPLHPAEINDDVRERTGGDFTAKDFRTLHGTVFAATSLARAGVRSTVSARKRVLAQAVRETADVLGNTPAVARGSYIDPRLFDAYDRGVVVEVGSGRTVESQLVDLLG, from the coding sequence ATGCGGCTGAGAAGGGTGAGCCCGGAGGAGCCGGGTCTGCGCAGGATCCGCCGGGGACGCGGTTTCGAGTACCGCGATCCGCAGGGCATCCGGATCACGGAGCAGGACGAGATCGCCCGCATCCGGGGACTCGCGATCCCGCCCGCGTGGAGCGAGGTCTGGATCTGCGTGCGGGCGAACGGCCACCTTCAGGCGACCGGCGTCGATGACGCGGGACGGCGGCAGTACCTGTACCACCCACAATGGCGGGCGAGAGCCGACGCGGAGAAGTTCGATCGCATGCTGCTGCTCGCGCAGACCCTGCCGGCGGCACGGCGGCAGGTGACCAGGGATCTGCGTGCGGGCGGGGCCGCACGGCGCACTGTGCTCGCCGCCGCCTTCCGCATGCTCGATGCGGCCCTGCTGCGTGTCGGCTCCGAGCAGTATGCGCGCACGCACGGCAGCATAGGGCTGACGACTCTGCGGTGCGGGCACGCCTCGGTGTCGGGTGATGTCGTGTCGCTGCGGTTCCCCGGCAAGAGCGGGCAGCCGTGGGAGTCGGAGGTCGACGATTCCGACCTCGCGGCCTTCGTGCTGCGGATGCAGCAGAGTCGCGGCACTCGAATGCGCCTGCTCGCGTGGGAGGACGAGGGTGGCCGGCATCCGCTGCATCCGGCCGAGATCAACGACGACGTGCGCGAACGCACGGGAGGCGACTTCACGGCCAAGGACTTCCGCACGCTGCACGGCACCGTGTTCGCGGCGACGAGCCTCGCCCGCGCGGGTGTGCGGAGCACGGTCTCGGCACGCAAGCGCGTGCTGGCGCAGGCGGTGCGCGAGACCGCCGACGTGCTGGGCAACACGCCCGCCGTCGCCCGCGGCAGCTACATCGACCCACGGCTGTTCGACGCATACGACCGCGGCGTCGTGGTCGAGGTGGGCTCGGGTCGTACCGTCGAGTCTCAGCTCGTCGATCTGCTCGGGTGA
- a CDS encoding SDR family oxidoreductase, protein MAEVVVIGGTGQIGAKVVARLQGLGHGVRAASPRTGVDTLSGDGLREALDGARVVIDVSKPHSYDPRSVPEFFRTATTNVLRAEERAGVEHHVALGIVGSERPHDIPFYRAKDAGEQLVRDSGVPYTLVHATQFFEFALGIAASAETEGVITLPDAFVQPAAGADVADAVTGVALGEPLRAVTEIAGPVRMPLAGFVSRVLRARGDARTVRSAASGRYFGGHLDQGTLLPGENARLLPTHLEAWLAQN, encoded by the coding sequence GTGGCGGAGGTCGTGGTGATCGGCGGGACGGGTCAGATCGGCGCCAAGGTCGTCGCACGGCTGCAGGGTCTCGGCCACGGCGTGCGCGCGGCATCGCCGCGCACCGGCGTGGACACGCTGAGCGGAGACGGGCTGCGGGAGGCTCTCGACGGCGCCCGCGTCGTGATCGACGTCTCCAAGCCGCACAGTTACGACCCACGGTCGGTGCCGGAGTTCTTCCGCACCGCGACGACGAACGTGCTGCGGGCCGAGGAGCGCGCCGGCGTCGAGCATCATGTCGCACTCGGCATCGTCGGTTCCGAACGTCCGCACGACATCCCGTTCTACCGGGCGAAGGACGCCGGCGAGCAGCTCGTCCGCGACTCCGGGGTTCCGTACACACTCGTGCACGCCACTCAGTTCTTCGAGTTCGCACTCGGGATCGCGGCGAGCGCTGAGACGGAAGGCGTCATCACTCTGCCGGACGCGTTCGTCCAGCCGGCAGCAGGAGCCGATGTCGCCGATGCGGTGACCGGCGTCGCCCTCGGAGAGCCGCTGCGCGCCGTGACCGAGATCGCGGGTCCCGTGCGGATGCCTCTGGCGGGCTTCGTCTCCCGGGTGCTGCGAGCACGTGGTGATGCGCGGACGGTCCGCTCCGCCGCATCCGGACGCTACTTCGGAGGTCATCTCGACCAGGGCACCCTGCTTCCCGGGGAGAACGCGCGACTGCTGCCCACGCACCTCGAAGCGTGGCTGGCGCAGAACTGA
- a CDS encoding NAD(P)H-dependent flavin oxidoreductase: protein MTDLRALLGIRHPIVLAPFGGLSSVALTAAVSEAGGLGSYGLYGYDGERIARTAAALREATAAPFALNIWLPTGDEVAPGPEHDGYAQALADFYAEVGMDTPARPDRYLPPLEEQLDAIWEAAPTALSVVFGVPSGDLVEEAHRRGIRVIGTATTVAEAVALEAGGVDAIVATGAEAAGHRVSFLKPAEESLVGLFSLLPQVADAVSVPVIAAGGVADRRGVAASFALGAAGVQVGTAFLVTAESAANDAHRAAIRATAADESVLTRAMSGRLSRGAANRAVRDIETAGAIAPFPAQNWLTGRFRAVAGERGLGELQSLWLGQSAPLARGTAASDVFAELLAGVPAA, encoded by the coding sequence ATGACTGACCTGCGCGCGCTGCTCGGCATCCGGCATCCGATCGTCCTGGCTCCGTTCGGCGGGTTGTCATCGGTGGCGCTCACGGCCGCCGTGAGCGAGGCGGGCGGGCTGGGCTCGTACGGCCTGTACGGCTACGACGGTGAGCGGATCGCCCGCACGGCGGCCGCGCTGCGCGAAGCGACCGCCGCGCCGTTCGCGCTGAACATCTGGCTGCCCACCGGCGACGAGGTCGCCCCCGGTCCCGAGCACGACGGCTATGCGCAGGCGCTCGCCGACTTCTATGCCGAAGTCGGCATGGACACCCCGGCGCGACCCGATCGGTATCTGCCGCCGCTCGAGGAGCAGCTCGATGCGATCTGGGAGGCCGCGCCGACGGCGCTCAGCGTCGTGTTCGGCGTGCCCTCCGGCGACCTCGTCGAGGAGGCGCATCGCCGTGGCATCCGCGTGATCGGCACGGCCACCACCGTCGCGGAGGCCGTCGCGCTCGAGGCGGGCGGGGTGGATGCGATCGTCGCCACCGGCGCCGAGGCGGCCGGACATCGCGTGTCGTTCCTCAAGCCCGCCGAGGAGTCGCTCGTCGGACTGTTCTCGCTGCTGCCGCAGGTGGCGGATGCCGTGTCGGTGCCGGTGATCGCGGCCGGCGGTGTCGCCGATCGGCGGGGCGTCGCGGCGTCCTTCGCTCTCGGCGCCGCAGGCGTGCAGGTGGGCACGGCGTTCCTGGTGACCGCCGAGTCCGCGGCGAACGACGCCCACCGGGCCGCGATCCGTGCGACCGCAGCCGATGAGAGCGTGCTCACCCGGGCGATGAGCGGACGCCTCTCCCGTGGGGCGGCCAACCGGGCGGTGCGCGACATCGAGACAGCCGGGGCGATCGCGCCCTTCCCCGCGCAGAACTGGCTCACCGGGCGCTTCCGTGCCGTCGCCGGAGAGCGGGGCCTGGGCGAGCTGCAGTCGCTCTGGCTCGGTCAGTCCGCGCCGCTCGCGCGCGGCACCGCAGCATCCGATGTCTTTGCCGAGCTGCTGGCCGGCGTGCCCGCGGCGTGA
- the purU gene encoding formyltetrahydrofolate deformylase, giving the protein MAQPDTARLLIACDDQPGIVAAVAGALAEHGANIISLDQHSTDAAGGRFFQRTVIHLEGLAAKRPALEASVSAVAERFDMDWSLHDASRRKRVAIFVSKYDHCLLELLWRTQRGELDIDVTMVVSNHADLADSVRAFGVPFVHIPADDKAAMEQRQLDLLRGNVDLVVLARYMQILTDSFITELGAPVINIHHSFLPAFIGANPYARAKERGVKLIGATAHYATADLDEGPIIEQDVTRVTHAESAAELQRRGADVERFVLARAVKWHAEDRVIVHGRSTVIL; this is encoded by the coding sequence ATGGCCCAGCCCGACACCGCCCGCCTTCTCATCGCCTGCGACGATCAGCCCGGCATCGTCGCCGCCGTGGCCGGCGCCCTCGCCGAGCACGGCGCGAACATCATCTCGCTCGACCAGCACTCGACGGATGCCGCGGGCGGGCGCTTCTTCCAGCGCACAGTGATCCATCTCGAGGGCCTGGCAGCGAAGCGTCCGGCGCTCGAGGCGTCCGTCTCCGCCGTCGCGGAGCGCTTCGACATGGACTGGTCGCTGCACGACGCGTCACGGCGGAAGCGCGTGGCGATCTTCGTCTCGAAGTACGACCACTGCCTGCTCGAGCTGCTCTGGCGCACGCAGCGCGGCGAGCTCGACATCGACGTGACCATGGTGGTCTCGAACCACGCCGACCTCGCCGATTCGGTGCGCGCGTTCGGGGTGCCGTTCGTGCACATCCCTGCCGATGACAAGGCCGCGATGGAGCAGCGCCAGCTCGATCTGCTGCGCGGCAACGTCGACCTGGTCGTCCTCGCCCGCTACATGCAGATCCTCACCGACTCGTTCATCACCGAGCTCGGGGCGCCGGTGATCAACATCCACCACTCGTTCCTGCCCGCTTTCATCGGCGCCAACCCGTACGCGCGGGCGAAGGAGCGCGGTGTGAAGCTCATCGGCGCCACCGCGCACTACGCCACGGCCGACCTCGACGAGGGGCCGATCATCGAACAGGACGTCACCCGGGTGACGCACGCCGAGTCGGCCGCCGAGCTGCAGCGCCGCGGCGCCGACGTCGAGCGCTTCGTGCTCGCGCGCGCCGTGAAGTGGCACGCCGAGGACCGCGTGATCGTGCACGGCCGGTCGACCGTCATCCTCTGA
- a CDS encoding cation:proton antiporter, whose product MEESILGLVLIPLLAVVAPILARLIGPVLRIPVVVFELVLGILVGPALLGWVQPTEILHGLSEFGLAMLFFLAGTEIDFAGIGRKSLGRASLGWLLSIVLGVGVGFLIAPGDGMIVVAIALSSTALGTLMPILRDARELSTPFGKAVTAIGTVGEFLPLIAISIFLSVRSAPLATTILLVFVAVALLSVYAARRIPHGKLHAFVNATLHTSAQFGIRFVLLLVAALVALSLWLDLDMLLGAFVAGAVWRIVMSSASKKDAEEVESKLEGIAFGFLVPIFFIYTGVTFDLAALVASPLALALVPILLIALLVIRWVSAQFSATSGMSGRDRTALGLLAATGLPIIVAVTGIGVDQGMLGSDIAAALVGAGMLSVLLYPLIGMTLRGDRSAVQGAPLGAEL is encoded by the coding sequence GTGGAAGAGAGCATCCTCGGGCTGGTCCTGATCCCGCTGCTGGCCGTCGTCGCGCCGATCCTCGCTCGCCTGATCGGGCCCGTGCTCCGCATTCCGGTCGTGGTGTTCGAGCTGGTCCTCGGCATCCTCGTGGGGCCGGCGCTGCTCGGCTGGGTGCAACCGACCGAGATCCTGCACGGCCTCAGCGAGTTCGGACTCGCCATGCTGTTCTTCCTGGCCGGCACCGAGATCGACTTCGCCGGCATCGGCCGCAAGTCTCTCGGACGCGCATCGCTGGGCTGGCTGCTCAGCATCGTGCTCGGCGTCGGCGTCGGGTTCCTCATCGCGCCGGGCGACGGCATGATCGTCGTGGCCATCGCGCTCAGCTCGACCGCGCTCGGCACGCTGATGCCGATCCTGCGGGATGCCCGGGAGCTGAGCACGCCGTTCGGCAAGGCCGTCACCGCGATCGGCACTGTCGGCGAGTTCCTGCCGCTGATCGCCATCTCGATCTTCCTCAGCGTGCGGTCGGCTCCGCTCGCCACCACCATCCTGCTGGTCTTCGTGGCGGTCGCGCTGCTCTCGGTCTACGCGGCCCGTCGCATTCCGCACGGCAAGCTGCACGCCTTCGTCAACGCGACGCTGCACACCTCGGCGCAGTTCGGCATCCGCTTCGTGCTGCTGCTGGTCGCCGCGCTCGTGGCGCTGAGCCTCTGGCTCGACCTCGACATGCTGCTCGGCGCCTTCGTCGCCGGTGCCGTGTGGCGCATCGTGATGTCGAGCGCCTCGAAGAAGGATGCCGAAGAGGTGGAGAGCAAGCTGGAGGGCATCGCCTTCGGCTTCCTGGTGCCGATCTTCTTCATCTACACCGGCGTGACCTTCGACCTTGCGGCGCTGGTGGCATCGCCGCTCGCGCTGGCGCTCGTGCCGATCCTGCTCATCGCCCTGCTGGTGATCCGCTGGGTGTCCGCGCAGTTCTCGGCGACATCGGGGATGAGCGGCCGCGATCGCACCGCGCTGGGCCTGCTCGCCGCGACCGGCCTGCCGATCATCGTCGCGGTCACCGGCATCGGCGTCGATCAGGGCATGCTCGGCTCCGACATCGCCGCTGCGCTGGTCGGTGCCGGCATGCTTTCGGTGCTGCTCTACCCGCTGATCGGCATGACTCTGCGGGGCGACCGCTCCGCCGTGCAGGGAGCGCCGCTGGGGGCCGAGTTGTGA
- a CDS encoding glutaminase — MTTAALLAAARDRLRDAPTQALGIDKASRWRGARIVRAGEAWHLGVLLLTRDGVLATGEVLRAAEEVRRGYTAESARVRADRRAQARRGGFGEGEVVHVGWTELDVGVVDAGGASGPLVMVGDVPSVRWSAAGVMPLEAYLDEQIGLRYPVSGR; from the coding sequence GTGACGACCGCCGCCCTGCTGGCCGCGGCACGGGACCGGTTGCGGGATGCGCCGACGCAGGCGCTCGGCATCGACAAGGCGTCGCGGTGGCGCGGCGCGCGCATCGTGCGAGCGGGCGAGGCCTGGCACCTCGGCGTGCTGCTGCTGACCCGCGACGGCGTGCTCGCGACCGGTGAGGTGCTGCGCGCGGCCGAAGAGGTCCGCCGCGGGTACACGGCGGAGTCCGCGCGAGTTCGCGCGGACCGCCGGGCACAGGCGCGCCGCGGCGGGTTCGGCGAGGGGGAGGTCGTGCACGTCGGGTGGACGGAGTTGGATGTCGGCGTGGTGGATGCCGGCGGGGCATCCGGCCCGCTCGTGATGGTGGGCGACGTGCCTTCGGTGCGCTGGAGCGCGGCCGGGGTCATGCCGCTGGAGGCGTACCTCGACGAGCAGATCGGCTTGCGGTACCCGGTCTCCGGTCGTTGA
- a CDS encoding glutamine amidotransferase-related protein — protein MTSFLYVCARPEQGAAAAEHLSFRRGLGVERLDRHDLIGHPLDEIDWRRYDGIVIGGSPYNVGDENKSPEQLRVEADLEQLAHAAIEGGPATMFTCYGIGVVTRMLGGTVGTATPEFTRETSIRITPAGVHDPVFGPSAPQMEVLTAHKEGSTEPPPGSVLLATNDDCPVQAYRVGDRLYATQFHPEPTPQDFAHRMDFYRTTGYFDPAEFDRVEAEILATSPTGTDLLRRFAELVTPLVVERRSASD, from the coding sequence GTGACCTCATTCCTCTACGTCTGCGCGCGTCCGGAGCAGGGCGCGGCGGCGGCCGAGCACCTGTCGTTCCGTCGCGGGCTCGGCGTGGAGCGCCTCGACCGGCACGACCTGATCGGGCATCCGCTCGATGAGATCGACTGGCGACGGTACGACGGCATCGTCATCGGCGGCTCGCCCTACAACGTCGGCGACGAGAACAAGTCCCCCGAGCAGCTGCGCGTCGAAGCCGACCTCGAGCAGCTCGCCCACGCCGCGATCGAGGGCGGCCCCGCGACGATGTTCACCTGCTACGGCATCGGCGTCGTCACCAGGATGCTGGGCGGCACGGTCGGCACCGCGACGCCCGAGTTCACCCGTGAGACCAGCATCCGCATCACGCCGGCAGGCGTGCACGATCCGGTGTTCGGACCGAGCGCCCCGCAGATGGAGGTGCTCACCGCCCACAAGGAGGGCTCCACCGAGCCGCCGCCCGGTTCGGTGCTGCTCGCGACCAACGACGACTGCCCGGTGCAGGCGTACCGCGTCGGCGACCGGCTGTACGCCACGCAGTTCCATCCCGAGCCGACGCCGCAGGACTTCGCGCACAGGATGGACTTCTACCGCACCACGGGCTACTTCGACCCTGCCGAGTTCGACCGGGTCGAGGCCGAGATCCTCGCCACCTCTCCCACCGGCACCGACCTGCTGCGCCGCTTCGCGGAGCTTGTCACGCCCCTGGTCGTTGAGCGAAGGAGCGCCAGCGACTGA
- a CDS encoding ATP-dependent Clp protease ATP-binding subunit codes for MPSDINGAGSFDDFLARYLAGEQARQARSIDLGRFLTARTQQILQRAGRFAIERGQTELDALHILRVIVQDETVVRAVQHIGVDPAAIVAAVDARLPEPRDTGDEDAATLTPSASRALFHAYQVARSSGSTYIDPEHLFFALVLGQDVPAGQVLARVGVTAEALTQELREGVPATAGAPAGQASESAASETPMLDQYGLDLTARAREGALDPVIGRADEIEQTIEILSRRTKNNPVLIGEAGVGKTAIVEGLARAIVSGEVPEQLKDRRVVALDLPGMLAGTRYRGDFEERLTKTMDEIAAHRGEVIVFIDEVHTVVGAGGSGESGGMDAGNILKPRLARGDLHMIGATTLDEYRRIEKDPALERRFQPVKVGEPSVADAVRILEGLKQAYEEHHRVTYTDAAIRAAVQLSDRYLTDRVLPDKAIDLIDQAGARLRLRLGVPVDVSDLMAQLADLEAQKNAAVTGEHYEEASRIRDEIAEVQCRIDAANGFGADSHVRGAESTPRTGESAPNRVMGGEAVVDEPEIAAVISRATGIPVSRLTEGERERLHDLEADLHDRVIGQDDAVKAVARAVRRNRTGMGDARRPVGSFLFLGPTGVGKTELAKALASRLFDDEDAVIRFDMSEFGERHTVSRLVGAPPGYVGYDEAGQLTERVRRNPYSIVLFDEIEKAHPDVFNLLLQVLDDGRLTDGQGRTVDFRNTVVVMTSNIGSEFLASRSGALGFVASRDESGFSSQEDLKARVMGRLREAMRPEFLNRIDEIVIFQKLSLAEISQIVRLVLGATSDRLSLRSVTLDVTDAAVAWLGEHGYEPEYGGRPLRRLIQREVDDRIADLFVSGELADGGHVVVDAAGDALEVTAKAPALTGR; via the coding sequence ATGCCCAGCGACATCAACGGCGCAGGATCGTTCGACGACTTCCTCGCCCGCTACCTCGCCGGGGAGCAGGCCCGGCAGGCGCGATCGATCGACCTCGGTCGCTTTCTCACCGCGCGCACACAGCAGATCCTGCAGCGCGCGGGCCGCTTCGCGATCGAGCGCGGACAGACCGAACTCGACGCCCTGCACATCCTGCGTGTGATCGTGCAGGACGAGACGGTCGTGCGCGCGGTGCAGCACATCGGCGTCGATCCCGCGGCCATCGTCGCGGCCGTCGACGCGCGACTGCCCGAACCGCGAGACACCGGCGACGAGGACGCCGCGACGCTCACGCCGAGCGCCTCGCGCGCCCTCTTCCACGCGTACCAGGTGGCCCGCTCATCGGGTTCGACCTACATCGACCCCGAACACCTCTTCTTCGCGCTTGTGCTCGGCCAGGATGTGCCTGCCGGTCAGGTTCTGGCGCGCGTCGGCGTGACCGCCGAGGCGCTCACCCAGGAGCTGCGCGAGGGTGTGCCCGCCACGGCCGGTGCTCCCGCCGGACAGGCATCCGAGAGCGCGGCATCCGAGACGCCGATGCTCGACCAGTACGGCCTCGACCTCACCGCCCGCGCCCGGGAGGGCGCGCTCGACCCGGTGATCGGGCGAGCCGACGAGATAGAGCAGACCATCGAGATCCTCAGCCGCCGCACGAAGAACAACCCCGTGCTGATCGGCGAGGCCGGCGTCGGCAAGACCGCGATCGTGGAGGGCCTGGCCCGCGCGATCGTCTCCGGGGAGGTCCCGGAGCAGCTGAAGGACCGCCGCGTGGTGGCCCTCGATCTGCCCGGCATGCTCGCCGGAACCCGGTACCGCGGCGACTTCGAGGAGCGCCTCACCAAGACGATGGACGAGATCGCCGCCCACAGGGGCGAGGTCATCGTGTTCATCGACGAGGTGCACACCGTGGTCGGCGCCGGTGGATCCGGCGAGAGCGGCGGCATGGACGCCGGCAACATCCTCAAGCCGCGCCTGGCGCGCGGCGACCTGCACATGATCGGTGCGACGACGCTGGACGAGTACCGCCGCATCGAGAAGGACCCGGCGCTGGAGCGCCGGTTCCAGCCGGTGAAGGTCGGCGAGCCCTCCGTCGCCGACGCCGTGCGCATTCTCGAGGGCCTGAAACAGGCCTACGAGGAGCACCACCGGGTGACCTACACGGATGCCGCGATCCGCGCCGCCGTGCAGCTCAGCGACCGGTACCTCACAGACCGTGTGCTGCCCGACAAGGCGATCGACCTGATCGATCAGGCCGGCGCCCGGCTGCGTCTGCGGCTCGGCGTGCCCGTCGACGTCAGCGATCTGATGGCGCAGCTGGCCGATCTGGAGGCGCAGAAGAACGCCGCTGTCACCGGTGAGCACTACGAGGAGGCTTCCCGCATCCGTGATGAGATCGCCGAGGTGCAGTGCCGGATCGACGCCGCCAACGGGTTTGGGGCAGATTCCCACGTTCGGGGCGCGGAGTCCACGCCCCGAACCGGAGAATCCGCCCCGAACCGGGTGATGGGTGGCGAGGCCGTCGTGGACGAGCCCGAGATCGCCGCGGTGATCTCGCGGGCCACCGGCATCCCGGTCAGCCGCCTGACCGAGGGCGAGCGCGAGCGCCTGCACGATCTGGAGGCCGACCTGCACGACCGCGTCATCGGTCAGGACGATGCCGTGAAGGCCGTCGCTCGCGCCGTGCGCCGCAACCGCACCGGCATGGGCGACGCGCGTCGTCCGGTCGGTTCGTTCCTGTTCCTCGGCCCGACCGGCGTCGGCAAGACCGAACTGGCGAAGGCTCTCGCATCGCGGCTGTTCGATGATGAGGACGCGGTGATCCGGTTCGACATGAGCGAGTTCGGCGAGCGGCACACGGTGTCGCGCCTGGTCGGCGCCCCTCCGGGATACGTCGGCTACGACGAGGCCGGCCAGCTCACCGAGCGCGTGCGGCGCAACCCGTACTCGATCGTGCTGTTCGACGAGATCGAGAAGGCGCACCCCGACGTGTTCAACCTGCTGCTGCAGGTGCTCGACGACGGCCGGCTGACCGACGGTCAGGGCCGCACGGTCGACTTCCGCAACACGGTGGTCGTGATGACCTCGAACATCGGCTCGGAGTTCCTGGCCTCGCGGTCGGGTGCGCTCGGGTTCGTGGCGTCGCGCGATGAGTCCGGGTTCTCCTCGCAGGAGGATCTGAAGGCGCGTGTGATGGGCAGGCTGCGCGAGGCGATGCGTCCGGAGTTCCTGAACCGCATCGACGAGATCGTGATCTTCCAGAAGCTGTCGCTCGCGGAGATCTCTCAGATCGTGCGGCTGGTGCTCGGCGCGACCTCCGACCGGCTGTCGCTGCGCTCGGTCACGCTGGACGTGACCGATGCCGCGGTCGCCTGGCTCGGCGAGCACGGCTACGAGCCGGAGTACGGCGGCCGGCCGCTGCGCCGGCTGATCCAGCGGGAGGTCGACGACCGCATCGCCGACCTGTTCGTCTCGGGCGAGCTGGCCGACGGCGGGCACGTCGTGGTGGATGCTGCGGGCGATGCGCTCGAGGTGACGGCCAAGGCGCCGGCACTCACCGGTCGTTGA
- a CDS encoding LysR substrate-binding domain-containing protein encodes MAKKSGRPAPGKRPSGGRGKPAVKKAAPAKRPSGKKAAPAEAIDETPRTFRLGAIPGATPGKWIDAWKSRMPHVTLELVPIEVAEERTALADLDAALVRLPIDRPDDLHVIRLYDELPVVVASDDSHLMAAETLTAADLDGEVLVTPLDDVLGPLALSTVAPRFAPVATTEDAIATVATGTGIVVVPMSLARLHHRKDADHRVLEGGPTSTVALAWPRERTTPDVEAFVGIVRGRTANSSR; translated from the coding sequence GTGGCGAAGAAGAGCGGGCGACCCGCGCCGGGCAAGAGGCCGAGCGGCGGCCGCGGCAAGCCTGCAGTGAAGAAGGCCGCGCCTGCAAAGCGTCCGTCGGGCAAGAAGGCCGCCCCCGCCGAGGCCATCGACGAGACGCCGCGCACCTTCCGTCTCGGCGCCATCCCCGGAGCGACGCCCGGCAAGTGGATCGATGCCTGGAAGTCCCGGATGCCGCACGTCACCCTCGAACTGGTGCCGATCGAGGTCGCCGAGGAGCGCACCGCTCTGGCCGACCTCGACGCTGCACTGGTGCGTCTGCCGATCGACCGGCCGGACGACCTGCACGTGATCAGGCTCTATGACGAGCTCCCCGTCGTCGTGGCGTCCGACGATTCTCACCTCATGGCGGCCGAGACGCTCACCGCCGCCGACCTCGACGGCGAAGTGCTGGTCACTCCGCTCGACGACGTGCTCGGTCCGCTCGCCCTGTCGACCGTCGCGCCGAGATTCGCCCCGGTCGCCACGACCGAGGACGCCATCGCGACCGTCGCGACCGGTACCGGCATCGTCGTCGTACCGATGTCGCTGGCGCGCCTGCACCACCGCAAGGATGCCGATCACCGGGTGCTCGAGGGCGGACCGACGTCGACCGTCGCCCTCGCCTGGCCCCGCGAGCGCACCACGCCCGACGTCGAGGCGTTCGTCGGCATCGTGCGCGGCCGCACCGCGAACTCATCGCGCTGA